The Cyanobium sp. ATX 6F1 genome segment GACGGATCTGCGTCGCATCCTGCTGCTGGGGTCCGGGCCGATCGTGATCGGCCAGGCCTGCGAGTTCGACTATTCCGGCACCCAGGCCTGCAAGGCCCTGCGGGCCGAAGGCTTCGAGGTGGTGCTGGTGAACAGCAATCCGGCCTCGATCATGACCGATCCGGACATGGCGGATCGCACCTACATCGAGCCGCTCACCCCTGAGGTGGTGGCCCGGGTGATCGAGATCGAGCGCCCTGACGCCCTGCTGCCCACCATGGGCGGCCAGACCGCCCTGAACCTGGCGGTGGCCTTGGCCGAGAACGGCACCCTGGCGACCTACGGGGTGGAGCTGATCGGCGCCAACCTCGAGGCGATCATGAAGGCGGAAGACCGCAACCTGTTCAAGCAGGCGATGGAGCGCATCGGCGTGGCCGTCTGCCCGTCGGGCATTGCGAGCACCCTGGAGGAGGCCGAGCGTGTCGGCGACGAGGAGATCGGCAGTTATCCGCGCATCATTCGTCCCGCCTTCACCCTCGGCGGATCCGGCGGCGGCATCGCCTACAACCCCGAGGAGTTCAGGGCCTTCTGCAAGAGCGGCCTGGAGGCGAGCCCTGTGTCGCAGATCCTGATCGAGCGCTCGCTGATCGGCTGGAAAGAGTTCGAGCTGGAGGTGATGCGCGATCTGGCCGACAACGTGGTGATCATCTGCAGCATCGAGAACCTCGACCCGATGGGGGTGCACACGGGCGACTCGATCACGGTCGCCCCCGCCCAGACCCTCACCGACCGGGAGTACCAGCGCCTTCGTGACCAATCGATCGCGATCATCCGCGAGATCGGCGTCGAGACCGGCGGCAGCAACATCCAGTTCGCGATCAACCCCGCCAATGGCGATGTGGTGGTGATTGAGATGAATCCGCGCGTCAGCCGCAGCTCGGCGCTGGCGTCGAAGGCCACGGGCTTCCCGATCGCCAAGATCGCCGCCCGCCTGGCGGTGGGCTACACCCTCGATGAAATCCTCAACGACATCACCGGCAAGACGCCGGCCTGCTTCGAGCCCACGATCGACTACGTGGTCACCAAGATTCCGCGCTTCGCCTTCGAGAAGTTCCGTGGTTCTCCGGCTGTGCTCACCACCTCGATGAAGTCGGTGGGGGAAGCGATGGCGATCGGCCGCTGCTTCGAGGAATCGTTCCAGAAGGCCCTGCGTTCGCTGGAAACGGGCCATGCCGGCTGGGGCTGCGACCGCCCCGATCAGCCGATCGAGGCCCCCGAACTGGAGCGCCTGCTGCGCACCCCGGCGCCGGATCGGATCTTCGCCGTGCGCGCCGCCATGGCCGCCGGCCGCAGCGACGCCGACATCCACCAGCTCAGCGCCATCGACCCCTGGTTCCTGGCCAAGCTGCGCCACATCGTTGAGGCCCAGGAGCGCCTGCTGAGCGGCCGCTCCCTGGATCAGCTCAGCTCTGAGGCCCTGCTGGAGCTCAAGCAGCTGGGCTTCTCCGACCGCCAGATCGCCTGGGCCACCGCCAGCGACGAGCTCAGCGTGCGGCGTTATCGCCAGGGGCTGGGGGTGAACGCCGTGTTCAAGACGGTGGACACCTGCGCCGCCGAGTTCGCCTCCAGCACCCCGTATCACTACGCCACCTACGAGCGGCCCCTGGAGCATCTCAATGCCGACGGCTCCTTGACCCTGCTGCCCCCCGAAAACGAGGTGCAGCCGGAGTCACGCCGCAAAGTGATGATCCTCGGCGGTGGGCCCAACCGCATCGGTCAGGGGATCGAATTCGACTACTGCTGCGTGCACGCCTCCTTCGCCCTGCAACAGGAGGGCTTCGCCACGGTGATGGTGAACAGCAATCCGGAAACGGTGTCGACGGATTACGACACCAGCGACCGGCTCTACTTCGAACCGCTCACCCTCGAAGACGTGCTCAACGTGATCGAGGCCGAACAGCCCGAAGGCGTGATCGTGCAGTTCGGCGGTCAGACGCCCCTCAAGCTCGCCCTGCCGCTGCAACGCTGGCTGGCCAGCCCGGAGGGCCTGGCCACGGGCACGGGGCTGTGGGGCACGTCTCCTGAGTCGATCGATACGGCCGAAGACCGGGAGCAATTCGAGGCGATCCTGCGGCGGTTGAACATCCGCCAGCCCCGCAATGGCCTGGCCCGCAGCGAGGCGGAGGCCCGTGCCGTGGCCGAGCGGGTGGGCTACCCGGTGGTGGTGCGCCCCAGCTACGTGCTGGGAGGCCGCGCCATGGAGGTGGTCTTCGATCAGGAGGAACTGAACCGCTACATGGGGGAAGCCGTGCAGGTGGAACCCGACCACCCCGTGCTGATCGACCAGTACCTGGAGAACGCGATCGAGGTGGATGTGGACGCCCTGGCCGATCGCACCGGCCAGGTGGTGATCGGCGGCCTGATGGAGCACATCGAGCCCGCCGGCATCCATTCCGGCGATTCCGCCTGTGCCCTGCCCTCGGTG includes the following:
- the carB gene encoding carbamoyl-phosphate synthase large subunit, which codes for MPRRTDLRRILLLGSGPIVIGQACEFDYSGTQACKALRAEGFEVVLVNSNPASIMTDPDMADRTYIEPLTPEVVARVIEIERPDALLPTMGGQTALNLAVALAENGTLATYGVELIGANLEAIMKAEDRNLFKQAMERIGVAVCPSGIASTLEEAERVGDEEIGSYPRIIRPAFTLGGSGGGIAYNPEEFRAFCKSGLEASPVSQILIERSLIGWKEFELEVMRDLADNVVIICSIENLDPMGVHTGDSITVAPAQTLTDREYQRLRDQSIAIIREIGVETGGSNIQFAINPANGDVVVIEMNPRVSRSSALASKATGFPIAKIAARLAVGYTLDEILNDITGKTPACFEPTIDYVVTKIPRFAFEKFRGSPAVLTTSMKSVGEAMAIGRCFEESFQKALRSLETGHAGWGCDRPDQPIEAPELERLLRTPAPDRIFAVRAAMAAGRSDADIHQLSAIDPWFLAKLRHIVEAQERLLSGRSLDQLSSEALLELKQLGFSDRQIAWATASDELSVRRYRQGLGVNAVFKTVDTCAAEFASSTPYHYATYERPLEHLNADGSLTLLPPENEVQPESRRKVMILGGGPNRIGQGIEFDYCCVHASFALQQEGFATVMVNSNPETVSTDYDTSDRLYFEPLTLEDVLNVIEAEQPEGVIVQFGGQTPLKLALPLQRWLASPEGLATGTGLWGTSPESIDTAEDREQFEAILRRLNIRQPRNGLARSEAEARAVAERVGYPVVVRPSYVLGGRAMEVVFDQEELNRYMGEAVQVEPDHPVLIDQYLENAIEVDVDALADRTGQVVIGGLMEHIEPAGIHSGDSACALPSVSLGPEALATIRGWSKDLALALKVNGLINLQFAVRDGEVFIIEANPRASRTVPFVAKATGVPLAKIASRLMAGRTLAELGLTGEPVPPMQNVKEAVLPFKRFPGSDSLLGPEMRSTGEVMGSASSFGMAYAKAELAAGEALPTGGTVFLSTHDRDKLALVPVARGLAALGFALIATTGTAKVLQEAGLEVESILKVHEGRPNIEDAIRSARIQLIINTPIGRQAAYDDKYLRRAALDYAVTTVTTLAGARAAVEAITALQTTHSLTVRALQDIHAPVAAP